Proteins encoded together in one Chitinophaga varians window:
- a CDS encoding TIGR02757 family protein, which yields MKIQQLKDFLNAKAASYNHPDFIANDPICIPHRFNELQDIEIAGLFAAILAWGNRTSIINKCTELMRHMDNAPYDYIRNHDPRDRMKLMTFCHRTFNGVDLLYFVEFLQHYYTNITSLEFAFSGHLSPEDENVEKALTGFHKMFFSLEHPARTEKHISSPAKHSACKRLNMYLRWMVRKDENGVDFGLWQHISPSQLICPMDVHVSRVATRLGLISDAKSDWKTAVSLTHELKKLDPEDPAKYDFALFGLGVIEKYV from the coding sequence ATGAAGATCCAACAACTGAAGGACTTCCTGAATGCGAAAGCGGCATCCTATAATCATCCGGATTTTATTGCAAATGACCCCATTTGCATCCCGCACCGCTTCAACGAACTGCAGGACATAGAAATTGCCGGCCTCTTTGCCGCTATACTGGCCTGGGGCAACCGTACCAGCATTATCAACAAATGCACGGAACTGATGCGGCATATGGACAATGCGCCCTATGACTACATCCGCAATCATGACCCGCGCGACCGGATGAAGCTGATGACCTTCTGCCACCGCACCTTTAACGGGGTAGACCTCCTGTATTTCGTGGAATTCCTACAGCATTACTACACCAACATCACCTCCCTTGAATTCGCCTTCAGCGGACATCTGAGCCCGGAGGATGAAAACGTTGAAAAAGCCCTGACCGGCTTCCATAAAATGTTTTTCTCCCTGGAACATCCCGCCCGTACCGAAAAACATATATCTTCCCCTGCCAAGCACTCTGCCTGCAAACGATTGAACATGTATTTGCGCTGGATGGTGCGAAAAGATGAAAATGGCGTGGATTTTGGGCTGTGGCAACATATTTCACCATCACAACTGATATGCCCGATGGATGTTCACGTAAGCCGCGTGGCCACCAGGCTGGGACTTATATCAGATGCGAAGTCTGACTGGAAAACAGCGGTATCGCTCACCCACGAGCTCAAAAAACTGGACCCGGAAGATCCGGCCAAATACGACTTCGCCCTGTTTGGATTAGGTGTGATCGAAAAGTATGTTTGA
- a CDS encoding serine hydrolase encodes MTRHCLLLLLCGCLSFAQAQPRTDTLLKNMFNREATPLLRHMLQHPDSFRYQLIYTQIDRDANNKPHFRHYYLNVDADQYFNPASTVKLPVALLALEKMRELKVPGLDGNTTMFTDSSGSGQLTVHTDSTAKSGLPSINHYIKRIFLISDNDAYNRLYEFVGQQSIHERLWKKGYKDVRIVRRFMPLSEDENRRTNAIRFVKNGKTLYWQAPAVSTLQYDYSRNIRIGAGYMDKNDHLVSEPMDFTKHNNLPLQDLQQLLQSVIFPQSVPASQRFRITPEDYRFLYRYMSEYPSESTDPVYDTTEYFDSYTKFFLFKGAGRHIPSGIRVFNKTGWSYGFLTDAAYIVDFEHHVEFMLTGTVYVNRDGILNDDKYEYEEEGYPFFRDAGNILYQYELQRKRAYQPDLNEFRINYRQ; translated from the coding sequence ATGACGCGTCACTGTTTGTTGTTGTTGCTTTGCGGCTGCCTGTCCTTTGCACAGGCACAGCCCCGTACAGATACCCTGCTCAAAAACATGTTCAACCGCGAGGCTACGCCGTTGTTGCGGCATATGCTGCAGCATCCGGACTCTTTCCGGTACCAGCTGATCTACACGCAAATTGACCGGGATGCCAATAACAAACCGCATTTCCGGCATTATTACCTCAATGTGGACGCAGACCAGTATTTTAATCCGGCCAGCACCGTGAAGCTGCCTGTTGCCTTGCTGGCATTGGAAAAGATGCGGGAGCTGAAAGTGCCGGGGCTGGATGGCAATACCACGATGTTTACCGACAGCAGCGGAAGCGGGCAGTTGACCGTGCATACTGACAGTACCGCGAAAAGCGGGCTTCCCTCCATCAATCATTACATCAAACGAATATTCCTGATCAGTGACAACGATGCCTATAACCGTTTGTATGAGTTTGTCGGACAGCAGTCTATTCATGAGCGGCTCTGGAAAAAGGGATATAAGGATGTCCGTATCGTCCGGCGGTTTATGCCTTTGTCGGAAGATGAAAACAGGCGCACCAATGCCATCCGGTTTGTTAAAAACGGCAAAACGCTGTACTGGCAGGCGCCCGCTGTGAGCACGCTGCAATATGACTATAGCAGGAACATCCGGATTGGTGCGGGGTACATGGATAAAAACGATCATCTGGTATCTGAGCCGATGGATTTTACGAAGCATAATAACCTGCCGTTGCAGGACCTGCAACAGCTACTGCAATCGGTGATTTTCCCGCAATCAGTGCCGGCGTCACAGCGTTTCCGGATAACGCCTGAGGACTACCGGTTCCTGTACCGGTATATGTCGGAGTACCCTTCTGAAAGCACAGACCCCGTTTACGACACTACGGAGTACTTCGACAGCTATACGAAGTTTTTCCTTTTCAAGGGTGCGGGGCGTCATATACCGTCCGGCATACGGGTCTTCAATAAAACGGGCTGGTCGTACGGTTTCCTCACAGATGCGGCTTACATCGTTGATTTTGAACATCATGTGGAGTTTATGCTAACCGGAACAGTGTATGTGAACCGCGATGGTATTTTAAATGATGATAAATATGAATATGAGGAAGAGGGGTATCCGTTTTTCCGGGATGCCGGGAACATCCTTTATCAATACGAGTTACAACGCAAACGGGCCTACCAGCCGGATTTAAACGAGTTTCGTATCAATTACAGGCAGTAG
- a CDS encoding uroporphyrinogen-III synthase has translation MDFYPFIRVEGLPAKEFRKQKIDILAFTAVIFTSRNAVDHFFRICEEMKIKVSQDCKYFCITEAVALYLQKFILYRKRKVFYGADGSTKGVLEVMNKHRDNEKFLFPSSDSQKKDIEEWLKTNKCEYATATLYKTVSNDVKEILGKTNYDMIVFFSPSGVRSLFENVPSFEQNGTRIGAFGPTTSAAVEEAGLRLDVKAPAPQAPSMAAALDQYLAGLSKK, from the coding sequence TTGGACTTTTATCCATTCATCAGGGTGGAAGGCTTACCCGCTAAGGAGTTTCGGAAACAGAAAATTGACATCCTGGCTTTCACGGCAGTAATTTTTACCAGTCGTAATGCGGTGGACCACTTTTTCCGGATCTGTGAAGAAATGAAGATTAAGGTATCGCAGGATTGCAAGTACTTTTGTATCACGGAAGCAGTTGCGCTATACCTGCAGAAATTCATTCTCTATCGTAAGCGGAAGGTGTTTTACGGAGCTGACGGTTCTACCAAAGGTGTACTGGAAGTGATGAACAAACACCGGGACAACGAGAAGTTTCTCTTCCCCAGTTCTGACAGCCAGAAAAAGGACATTGAGGAATGGTTGAAAACGAACAAATGTGAGTATGCCACAGCCACCCTTTATAAAACCGTTTCCAACGATGTAAAGGAGATACTGGGCAAGACGAACTACGACATGATCGTGTTTTTCAGTCCTTCCGGTGTGAGGTCTTTATTCGAGAACGTGCCTTCTTTTGAACAAAATGGTACGCGTATCGGGGCTTTCGGGCCTACTACTTCAGCTGCGGTGGAAGAAGCAGGTTTAAGACTGGATGTGAAAGCGCCGGCCCCGCAGGCACCCTCTATGGCTGCTGCACTGGACCAGTACCTCGCAGGTCTTTCCAAGAAATAA
- a CDS encoding DUF6263 family protein — translation MKKLLGAIATLLTLSFAAKAQDYMSINYNFNKGEQFELEQKSRTETYTTVNETQQRVTRDYNNIITIDVTDVIPGKAVLTFRYKELRFNFNAKNQNIFVDAKVDKAEEPFQAGLKKLLDQPFTVELQSTGVITKIDGLDNLLSNAEAAFSSLKKNEQEAYKKLMKDQFGTDAFRAWLEQLLIMYPAHGIKTGTQWEESVPLRGGLIGRIDLYWNLQTWDSQTAKIGGTSKINTDKVQTLTLDDDIKATAEISGTTSSNYLVMRSSGMPSICVQNTEMNGNYTYKVNKAKGIKHDLKVPVKVITNASYKIKQMK, via the coding sequence ATGAAAAAATTATTGGGCGCCATTGCAACCTTGCTGACATTATCCTTTGCCGCAAAAGCACAGGACTATATGTCGATCAATTACAACTTCAACAAGGGAGAACAGTTCGAACTGGAACAGAAAAGCCGTACGGAGACCTATACCACTGTTAATGAGACTCAGCAACGGGTTACCCGCGACTATAACAATATCATCACTATCGATGTCACCGATGTAATACCCGGCAAAGCCGTGCTCACGTTCCGGTATAAAGAACTGCGATTCAATTTCAACGCTAAAAACCAGAACATCTTTGTGGATGCCAAAGTGGATAAAGCCGAAGAACCTTTTCAGGCCGGCCTGAAAAAACTGCTGGACCAGCCGTTTACCGTGGAACTGCAAAGCACCGGCGTGATCACTAAGATCGATGGCCTCGATAACCTGCTTAGCAACGCAGAAGCCGCCTTCAGCTCCCTGAAAAAAAATGAGCAGGAAGCGTATAAGAAACTGATGAAAGACCAGTTTGGCACCGACGCCTTCCGCGCCTGGCTGGAACAACTACTCATTATGTATCCGGCACATGGCATCAAAACAGGCACCCAATGGGAAGAAAGCGTACCCCTTCGCGGCGGCCTCATAGGCAGGATAGACCTTTACTGGAATCTCCAGACCTGGGACTCTCAGACCGCCAAGATTGGAGGTACCTCCAAAATCAATACTGACAAGGTGCAAACCCTGACCCTCGACGATGATATCAAAGCCACGGCCGAAATCAGCGGCACCACCTCGTCCAACTACCTGGTCATGCGCAGTAGCGGTATGCCCAGCATCTGCGTGCAGAATACGGAAATGAATGGTAACTACACCTACAAAGTGAACAAAGCAAAAGGCATTAAACACGATCTGAAAGTGCCGGTGAAAGTAATCACCAACGCTTCCTACAAAATAAAACAGATGAAATAA
- a CDS encoding cystathionine gamma-synthase — protein MKLGTKLIHAGVAPDPSTGAIMTPIFQTSTYVQSAPGVHKGYEYARTQNPTRDALQNALAAIENGTHGINFGSGLAATDAVMKLLSPGDEVVATNDLYGGTYRIFTKVFERYGIKFSFVGMRDAASVAAHITPKTKMIWLETPTNPLLNIIDIAAVAQIAQKNGVLLCVDNTFASPYLQNPLDLGADIVLHSATKYLGGHSDVVHGAVIVKNEELAQQLYFIQNSCGAVPGPQDCFLVLRGIKTLHVRMQRHCENGEKIAHFLRNHDKVDKVYWPGFTDHPNHDIAKRQMRGYGGMMSFTLKDDNMDAANRVLSHTHLFSLAESLGGVESLIGHPASMTHASIPREERIKNGLADSLIRLSVGIEDVDDLIADLDQAIG, from the coding sequence ATGAAGCTGGGAACTAAACTCATACACGCAGGTGTAGCGCCCGATCCCTCCACAGGGGCCATTATGACACCTATCTTTCAAACCTCCACCTATGTGCAGAGTGCTCCGGGGGTACACAAAGGATACGAATATGCCCGTACACAAAACCCCACCCGCGACGCCCTTCAAAATGCATTGGCAGCCATTGAAAACGGTACACATGGTATTAATTTCGGCAGCGGCCTGGCCGCTACCGATGCAGTCATGAAACTGCTGTCGCCCGGCGATGAAGTTGTGGCAACCAATGATTTATACGGCGGCACCTACCGCATCTTCACCAAAGTATTTGAACGGTACGGTATTAAGTTCTCTTTTGTGGGCATGCGCGACGCCGCCAGCGTGGCAGCGCATATCACGCCTAAAACCAAAATGATCTGGCTGGAGACACCCACCAACCCGCTGCTGAACATCATTGATATTGCTGCAGTGGCGCAGATCGCCCAAAAGAACGGCGTACTGCTGTGCGTAGACAATACCTTTGCGTCTCCATACCTGCAAAATCCGCTGGACCTGGGCGCTGACATCGTACTGCATTCAGCCACCAAATACCTGGGCGGCCATAGTGATGTGGTACATGGCGCCGTCATCGTTAAAAACGAAGAACTGGCCCAACAACTGTATTTCATACAAAACAGCTGCGGCGCTGTGCCGGGGCCTCAGGACTGCTTCCTGGTGCTGCGCGGCATTAAAACCCTGCATGTGCGTATGCAACGCCATTGTGAAAACGGGGAAAAAATCGCTCACTTCCTGCGTAATCATGATAAAGTGGACAAGGTATACTGGCCCGGCTTTACCGATCATCCCAACCATGACATTGCCAAACGCCAGATGCGGGGCTATGGCGGCATGATGTCTTTCACGTTGAAAGATGATAATATGGACGCTGCCAACAGGGTCCTGAGCCATACACACCTGTTCTCCCTGGCAGAATCACTCGGTGGCGTAGAGTCACTGATCGGACACCCGGCCAGCATGACACACGCATCCATCCCCCGGGAAGAGCGGATTAAAAACGGGCTGGCCGATTCACTCATCCGCCTGAGCGTGGGCATCGAAGATGTGGACGACCTGATCGCTGACCTGGACCAGGCAATCGGATAA
- a CDS encoding DUF4271 domain-containing protein, translated as MAQTADSTAVPAPVKKKPAAVRTVPDSLRPKPKPKPAAVALKKDTTRTIRKDTVKTAVVPATATVPVDTNAHKTDSAALAAAPRPKPVSEFDLYMKKLAQENIFLKPGRPSFRDTNPLRPFRNMDWLVYLVGGILLLLSIIRLSYTKYFADLFRAFLNPTLSQRQLKDQLSQAPFPNMLLNTFFAVSLGVYLYLVLYRQQVFPQAEPWLLIPGLIVLVAVVYGIKYVMLRFCGWLFGNSELADAYIFILYLINKILGVLLVPFLVVLAFCDVEIARTFLYISIFFIVLLVVYRYIRSYSLVRQYLSFSKLHFFLYLCAFEVAPVLILTKVLLNIWLTGNP; from the coding sequence ATGGCACAAACAGCAGACAGTACTGCCGTGCCTGCCCCTGTCAAAAAGAAACCTGCGGCTGTCCGCACGGTGCCGGATTCACTTCGTCCGAAGCCGAAACCGAAGCCTGCTGCCGTGGCGTTGAAAAAAGATACGACACGGACCATCAGAAAAGATACGGTAAAGACCGCTGTGGTGCCAGCTACGGCTACAGTGCCGGTAGACACCAACGCTCACAAAACAGACAGCGCAGCGCTGGCGGCGGCGCCCAGGCCGAAGCCGGTATCTGAGTTTGACCTGTACATGAAGAAGCTGGCGCAGGAGAACATTTTTCTGAAGCCGGGAAGGCCTTCCTTTCGGGACACCAATCCCCTGCGGCCTTTTCGGAATATGGACTGGCTCGTGTATCTCGTAGGCGGTATATTATTGCTGCTGAGCATCATCCGGTTGTCGTACACCAAATATTTTGCGGACCTCTTCAGGGCTTTCCTAAACCCCACGCTGAGCCAGCGGCAGCTGAAGGACCAGCTGTCACAGGCGCCTTTCCCGAATATGCTGCTCAATACCTTTTTTGCGGTGTCGCTGGGGGTATATCTTTACCTGGTATTGTACCGGCAGCAGGTGTTTCCACAGGCGGAGCCGTGGTTGCTGATTCCCGGGCTGATCGTCCTGGTGGCAGTTGTGTATGGTATCAAATATGTGATGCTGCGTTTCTGTGGCTGGTTGTTTGGTAACAGCGAGCTGGCCGATGCCTATATTTTTATTTTGTACCTGATCAATAAGATCCTGGGGGTGCTACTGGTGCCGTTCCTGGTGGTGTTGGCTTTCTGTGACGTGGAAATAGCCCGTACTTTCCTCTATATTTCGATATTTTTTATAGTATTATTAGTTGTCTATCGGTATATTAGATCTTATTCTTTAGTTAGGCAATACCTATCCTTCAGTAAATTGCATTTTTTTCTTTACCTTTGCGCATTCGAAGTAGCGCCGGTGCTAATATTAACAAAGGTGCTGCTGAATATCTGGTTAACTGGTAATCCTTGA
- a CDS encoding ACP phosphodiesterase yields the protein MNYLAHAYLSFHQPALITGNLIADYVKGRQQLALYPPDVQQGIRLHRAIDTFTDQHAVTAQAKTFFRPACGLYSGVFTDLVYDHFLATDSTRFSEDTLYDFSKEVYDVITGREEVLPERFLEMFAYMRQYNWLFNYRGNDGMERAFRGISARAKGLESSPAVIFAIFLEHYDALKDCYQAFFPALQTHVENLLQNETR from the coding sequence ATGAACTATCTGGCACATGCTTACCTCTCCTTTCATCAGCCGGCACTGATCACCGGCAACCTGATCGCGGATTATGTAAAAGGCCGGCAGCAGCTGGCGTTATACCCCCCCGATGTGCAGCAGGGCATACGGTTGCACCGGGCTATTGATACCTTCACCGACCAACATGCTGTCACCGCACAGGCCAAGACTTTTTTCCGCCCGGCCTGCGGCCTTTACAGCGGCGTATTTACAGACCTGGTATATGACCATTTCCTGGCAACAGACAGTACCCGCTTCTCTGAAGACACCCTGTATGATTTTTCCAAAGAAGTATATGATGTCATTACCGGCCGGGAAGAAGTGCTGCCGGAGAGGTTCCTGGAGATGTTCGCCTACATGCGGCAGTACAACTGGCTCTTCAATTACCGTGGCAACGACGGCATGGAAAGGGCCTTTCGGGGCATCAGCGCCAGGGCCAAAGGATTAGAAAGCAGTCCTGCCGTTATTTTTGCTATCTTTCTGGAACATTATGATGCCTTAAAGGACTGCTACCAGGCCTTTTTCCCCGCGCTCCAGACACATGTGGAAAATTTGTTACAAAACGAAACCCGCTAA
- a CDS encoding DUF2911 domain-containing protein, which yields MFKKAIIFAFALGVFAANAGAQDKKLPPLDASPMDMAYYPPMYPYVVKVKGEPGTLVARVIYSRPQTKGREIFGNLEEYGKIWRLGANEATEIEFFRPVVIAGKNVPKGRYTMYAIPTEKTWTIILNKETDIWGAFKYDQRKDVVRTALPVTPLDTPLDAFTMVFEKGDPGANLIIAWDKVSVSLPIRWTDGGARK from the coding sequence ATGTTTAAAAAAGCCATCATTTTCGCCTTTGCACTCGGAGTATTTGCCGCCAACGCAGGAGCCCAGGATAAAAAATTACCACCACTCGACGCCAGCCCTATGGACATGGCTTATTACCCGCCCATGTACCCTTATGTGGTAAAGGTAAAGGGTGAGCCAGGCACATTGGTGGCCAGGGTCATCTATAGCCGTCCGCAAACAAAGGGCAGGGAGATTTTTGGTAACCTGGAAGAATACGGAAAAATATGGAGGCTGGGCGCCAACGAAGCCACTGAGATAGAATTTTTCAGACCGGTGGTCATTGCCGGCAAAAACGTTCCGAAAGGACGGTATACCATGTATGCCATCCCCACCGAAAAAACATGGACCATTATCCTCAACAAGGAAACAGATATCTGGGGCGCATTTAAATATGACCAACGTAAAGACGTGGTGAGAACAGCCCTCCCCGTAACACCACTGGACACCCCGCTGGACGCCTTCACCATGGTATTTGAAAAAGGTGATCCCGGTGCCAATCTGATCATCGCCTGGGACAAGGTAAGCGTAAGCCTTCCTATCCGGTGGACGGATGGCGGTGCCAGGAAATAA
- a CDS encoding sterol desaturase family protein, with product MKFEKIKNKGQARLFESQYLEMLTKTHPLVIWGMYLPIIGYMLYYSHDSLGFEVGTVALIFVGAMLFWSLFEYIMHRFIFHFASESPRVQRFIYVMHGNHHEYPRDKQRLFMPPVPSLILASAIFGSQYIFLRQYTFMFFPGFLLGYLIYGSMHYAIHAWNPPFKFMKPLWRNHHLHHYKSEEKGFGVSSAFWDRVFGTFFDLDKEKEDKEKVKELMF from the coding sequence ATGAAATTTGAAAAGATTAAGAACAAAGGACAGGCAAGATTATTTGAAAGCCAGTACCTCGAGATGCTGACAAAAACGCATCCCCTGGTGATCTGGGGAATGTATTTGCCCATTATTGGCTATATGCTTTACTATAGCCACGACTCATTAGGTTTTGAAGTTGGAACGGTAGCTCTGATATTTGTTGGCGCGATGTTATTCTGGTCGCTCTTCGAGTATATCATGCACCGGTTCATCTTTCACTTTGCCAGTGAGAGCCCCAGGGTGCAACGCTTTATTTATGTGATGCACGGTAACCACCACGAATATCCGCGGGACAAACAGCGTTTGTTCATGCCGCCGGTACCGAGCCTGATCCTGGCTTCAGCGATCTTTGGCAGCCAGTATATTTTCCTGCGGCAGTACACGTTCATGTTCTTCCCGGGCTTTCTGCTGGGATATCTCATTTATGGCAGCATGCACTATGCCATTCATGCCTGGAACCCACCCTTTAAGTTTATGAAGCCACTGTGGCGTAATCACCACCTCCATCACTACAAAAGCGAGGAGAAAGGTTTTGGCGTAAGCTCTGCGTTCTGGGACCGCGTGTTCGGCACTTTCTTCGACCTGGACAAGGAAAAGGAAGACAAGGAGAAAGTAAAGGAGCTGATGTTCTGA
- a CDS encoding deoxyhypusine synthase family protein, with the protein MNKGPISQFIQHHYRHFNAAALVDAAKGYETHLLEGGKMMVTLAGAMSTAELGISFAEMIRQGKVDIISCTGANLEEDIMNLVAHTHYKRVPNYRDLSPQEEWDLLEQGFNRVTDTCIPEEEAFRRIQKHIHKIWKDAEDAGERYFPHEFMYKLLLSGVMKENYEIDPKNSWMLAAAEKNIPIIVPGWEDSTMGNIFASYCIKGELKASTMKSGIEYMIFLSDWYRKNSGGKGVGFFQIGGGIAGDFPICVVPMMYQDLEWTDVPFWSYFCQISDSTTSYGSYSGAVPNEKITWGKLDIHTPKFIVESDATIVAPLIFSYVLGW; encoded by the coding sequence ATGAATAAGGGACCCATTTCTCAATTTATCCAGCACCATTACCGCCACTTTAATGCTGCTGCATTGGTGGATGCTGCCAAAGGATATGAAACACATTTACTGGAAGGTGGTAAAATGATGGTAACATTGGCCGGTGCTATGAGTACGGCCGAGCTGGGCATTTCTTTCGCTGAAATGATCCGTCAGGGCAAAGTAGACATCATCTCCTGTACCGGCGCTAACCTGGAAGAGGATATTATGAACCTCGTGGCGCACACTCACTACAAAAGAGTGCCTAACTACCGTGACCTGAGCCCGCAGGAAGAATGGGACCTCCTGGAACAAGGCTTTAACCGTGTTACCGATACCTGCATCCCTGAAGAAGAGGCTTTCCGCCGCATCCAGAAACACATCCACAAAATCTGGAAAGACGCGGAAGATGCCGGTGAACGTTATTTCCCGCACGAGTTCATGTACAAACTGCTGCTGAGCGGTGTGATGAAAGAGAACTACGAAATCGATCCTAAAAACAGCTGGATGCTGGCCGCTGCTGAAAAAAATATTCCTATCATCGTTCCGGGATGGGAAGACAGCACCATGGGCAACATCTTCGCTTCCTACTGCATTAAAGGTGAGCTGAAAGCCTCTACCATGAAGAGCGGTATCGAATACATGATCTTCCTGTCTGACTGGTACCGTAAAAATTCCGGTGGTAAAGGCGTTGGCTTCTTCCAGATCGGTGGCGGTATTGCGGGCGACTTCCCCATCTGCGTAGTGCCAATGATGTACCAGGACCTGGAATGGACCGATGTTCCTTTCTGGAGCTATTTCTGCCAGATCTCCGACTCTACTACTTCCTACGGTTCTTATTCCGGCGCTGTTCCCAATGAAAAAATCACCTGGGGCAAACTGGATATACATACGCCTAAGTTCATCGTGGAATCAGATGCCACTATCGTAGCGCCGCTGATCTTCTCTTACGTGCTGGGCTGGTAG
- the hemW gene encoding radical SAM family heme chaperone HemW: MAGIYLHIPFCKQACYYCNFHFSTSLARKAEMVQCLLQEIDLQKDYLGGERIDTIYFGGGTPSLLDTAELQLLLARLYSTFDVASDVEITLEANPDDLDLVKLQSLRAAGINRLSIGVQSFHEADLKWMNRAHNSQQALECIVQAQQLGFRNITIDLIYGGPTLTDEGWRQNVEQAIALGVPHLSCYALTVEPGTALDHFIRKKKMEATDPDKAARHFEQLMQWLEAAGYEHYEISNFALPGWHSQHNSSYWQGRSYLGIGPSAHSFNGHSRQWNIANNTAYIKRITAGEVPAETESLTKEMQFNEYIMTSLRTSAGCHLEWVAEKFGADQSLRLQRESKSLIAKGWMVQEGETLRLTKAGRLFADGIAADFFI, from the coding sequence ATGGCCGGAATTTATTTACATATTCCCTTCTGTAAGCAGGCTTGTTACTACTGCAACTTCCATTTTTCCACCTCACTGGCCCGCAAAGCGGAGATGGTGCAATGCCTCCTGCAGGAAATAGACCTGCAAAAGGACTACCTCGGCGGTGAACGGATAGACACCATCTATTTCGGTGGCGGAACCCCCAGCTTACTGGACACCGCAGAACTGCAATTGCTGCTGGCCCGCCTGTACAGCACCTTCGACGTGGCGTCTGACGTGGAAATCACACTGGAAGCCAATCCTGACGACCTGGACCTGGTTAAGCTCCAGTCTCTCCGCGCTGCCGGCATCAACCGGCTCAGCATCGGGGTACAGTCTTTCCACGAAGCAGATCTGAAATGGATGAACCGCGCCCATAACAGCCAACAGGCGCTGGAATGTATTGTCCAGGCGCAACAACTCGGATTCCGCAATATCACCATAGACCTGATCTATGGCGGCCCCACGCTCACCGACGAAGGGTGGAGGCAGAACGTGGAACAGGCCATCGCACTGGGCGTGCCGCACCTGTCATGTTACGCGCTGACCGTGGAACCCGGCACGGCGCTCGACCATTTTATCCGTAAGAAAAAGATGGAAGCCACTGACCCCGATAAAGCAGCCCGTCATTTTGAACAACTGATGCAGTGGCTGGAAGCCGCCGGCTACGAGCACTACGAAATCTCCAATTTCGCTTTGCCCGGCTGGCACTCACAGCATAACAGCAGCTACTGGCAAGGCCGGTCTTACCTGGGCATCGGCCCTTCGGCCCACTCTTTCAACGGCCACTCCCGCCAGTGGAACATTGCCAATAACACTGCCTATATTAAACGCATCACCGCCGGCGAAGTACCAGCGGAAACAGAAAGTCTCACCAAAGAGATGCAGTTCAATGAATACATTATGACCTCCCTGCGGACTTCCGCCGGCTGCCACCTGGAATGGGTCGCTGAAAAATTTGGCGCAGACCAAAGCCTTCGCCTGCAACGGGAGAGTAAGTCACTGATAGCCAAAGGATGGATGGTACAAGAAGGAGAAACGCTGCGGCTCACCAAAGCCGGACGGCTGTTTGCAGACGGTATCGCAGCGGATTTTTTCATTTGA